The following proteins come from a genomic window of Bubalus kerabau isolate K-KA32 ecotype Philippines breed swamp buffalo chromosome 20, PCC_UOA_SB_1v2, whole genome shotgun sequence:
- the LOC129635405 gene encoding 60S ribosomal protein L39-like, with the protein MSSHKTFRIKRFLAKKQKQNRPIPQWIRMKTGNKIRYNSQRRHWRRTKLGL; encoded by the coding sequence ATGTCGTCTCACAAGACTTTCAGGATCAAGCGATTCCTGGccaagaaacaaaagcagaatcGTCCCATTCCTCAatggattcgaatgaaaactggcaaCAAGATCAGGTACAATTCCCAGAGAAGACATTGGAGAAGAACCAAGCTGGGTCTATAA